The Methylomusa anaerophila genome has a segment encoding these proteins:
- a CDS encoding PTS sugar transporter subunit IIA — MFNFLKRKKYSNSSNSSLKLFAPVKGRIMDISQVPDQVFAGCMIGDGVGIEPDEGLIVAPCDGEIAVLPPTLHAVALISNEGVEILIHVGLDTVELGGTGFTAHVKPGNKVRCGEKLLTFDLDYIRSQGKLLTTPIVITNMDEKVSKLMKFVDSGNGVIMEIALKN, encoded by the coding sequence ATGTTCAATTTTTTAAAAAGAAAAAAGTATTCAAATTCTTCGAATTCTTCATTAAAACTATTTGCACCGGTAAAAGGACGGATAATGGACATCTCACAAGTGCCGGATCAGGTTTTCGCCGGATGCATGATAGGAGATGGAGTGGGCATTGAACCCGATGAAGGACTTATAGTTGCTCCTTGTGACGGAGAGATAGCAGTGCTGCCGCCGACACTGCATGCAGTGGCATTAATATCAAACGAAGGTGTCGAGATTCTGATTCATGTGGGACTAGATACCGTGGAACTGGGGGGGACAGGCTTTACTGCCCATGTGAAACCTGGAAATAAAGTGCGTTGCGGTGAAAAGCTGCTAACTTTTGACCTGGACTATATTCGAAGTCAGGGGAAATTGTTAACGACACCAATTGTCATTACCAACATGGATGAAAAGGTAAGCAAATTAATGAAGTTTGTGGATAGTGGTAATGGAGTAATAATGGAAATTGCGCTGAAAAACTAA
- a CDS encoding class II SORL domain-containing protein: MRIADLVQSADWKAEKHVPVLEAADRVQAGEKLTVEVCVGKEIAHPNTTEHHIRWIKLYFKPDNGKFPYEIATFEFNAHGESVEGANKGPVCTDPFGKVVIKLNASGTLIAESYCNIHGLWESSKAVTVVE; the protein is encoded by the coding sequence ATGAGAATTGCTGATCTTGTTCAAAGTGCCGATTGGAAGGCGGAGAAGCACGTACCGGTCCTTGAGGCAGCGGATCGTGTGCAAGCAGGGGAAAAACTCACTGTTGAAGTATGTGTAGGCAAGGAAATTGCTCATCCCAATACTACCGAACATCATATTCGCTGGATTAAGCTTTATTTTAAGCCTGATAATGGCAAATTCCCTTATGAAATAGCGACATTTGAGTTTAACGCTCATGGTGAATCTGTGGAGGGCGCCAATAAAGGACCGGTCTGTACCGATCCGTTTGGCAAAGTTGTTATCAAGTTGAATGCTTCCGGTACTCTGATTGCTGAATCTTATTGCAATATCCACGGACTGTGGGAAAGTTCCAAAGCTGTAACCGTTGTAGAATAA
- a CDS encoding DMT family transporter yields MYQSYVMGLVAIFCTAVVWGLSFISIKITVAVIPPMTLALLRFIIASAILVLVLKKVEPATRLAKRDVPFIALSGVLGVTIFYSFQNIGIKLTTASAASMIIASIPIFTIVGEFLVFKTKLSLIKICSVILSIVGVYLIVATPQQASSENLVGILFMLGATVSWVIYMLITRPLSEKYSQLAVVTHQVIFGTLALIPFSFFETWQWEAVNYPIILHLLYLGIICSALANYLYVYAMNILGVSNVSLFVNFIPVVSVIGGFTILQEPVSTMQMLGGAIILLSVYLANRKIEKSEEEVNTTLAK; encoded by the coding sequence ATGTATCAGTCTTACGTTATGGGGCTCGTAGCCATTTTTTGTACCGCTGTAGTTTGGGGGTTATCCTTTATCAGCATAAAAATAACGGTGGCTGTGATACCACCGATGACCCTGGCATTATTACGCTTTATCATTGCCTCGGCGATTCTTGTTCTTGTACTAAAAAAAGTCGAGCCTGCCACGCGCTTGGCTAAGAGAGACGTTCCTTTCATAGCCCTTTCGGGAGTGCTGGGAGTGACAATCTTTTATTCCTTTCAAAATATAGGGATTAAACTGACCACGGCCTCCGCCGCTTCGATGATCATTGCGTCCATACCAATATTCACCATAGTAGGCGAGTTTCTGGTTTTTAAAACTAAGTTGTCGTTAATCAAGATATGCAGTGTAATTTTATCAATCGTTGGGGTTTACCTGATCGTTGCCACACCGCAACAAGCATCAAGCGAAAACTTGGTAGGAATTTTATTTATGTTGGGGGCTACTGTATCCTGGGTTATATATATGTTAATCACAAGGCCATTATCGGAGAAGTATTCTCAATTAGCAGTGGTTACACATCAAGTTATTTTTGGTACCTTAGCCTTAATCCCTTTCAGCTTTTTTGAAACTTGGCAATGGGAAGCTGTGAATTACCCCATTATTCTTCACTTACTATACCTGGGGATTATTTGCTCGGCTTTAGCTAATTATCTTTATGTATACGCAATGAATATATTAGGGGTTAGCAACGTTTCCCTCTTTGTTAATTTTATACCGGTGGTTTCGGTGATTGGCGGATTTACCATTTTACAAGAGCCGGTAAGCACGATGCAAATGCTAGGTGGCGCGATTATTTTACTGTCTGTTTATTTAGCTAATCGCAAAATAGAGAAGTCAGAGGAAGAAGTAAACACAACCCTGGCAAAATAA